The genomic DNA TGAAGACTATGCCATCGAGCGGCAGGTTGTTCTCAGCGCTCATCTCGGCCTTGAAGAACGAGAGACCCATGTTGTAATCGATTCCCATGACCTCTCCTGTGGATCGCATTTCAGGACCAAGGAGAACATCTGCGCCTGGGAGCTTGTCAAACGGCAGGAGCACCTCCTTGACAGCCACATACGGTATCTCTGGCTCGACGTTGAGATTCATCTCTCTCAGGGTATTTCCCGCCATGACCTTTGCAGCGATCTTTGCCAGGGGCAGCCCCACGGCCTTCGATACAAACGGTATAGTCCTGGATGATCTCGGATTCGCCTCGAGGACGTAAACGATACCATCCTTGTAGGCCATCTGAATGTTGATGATTCCTTTGACATCGAGCGCCAGAGCTATGCGCCTGACATAATCCTTCACAGTCGCGATGACATCCTCTGGAAGCGTCTGTGGTGGGATCATGCATGCGCTGTCACCCGAGTGGATACCTGCTTCCTCTATGTGCTCCATGATTGCGCCAATGAGAACATCACGCCCATCAGATACCGCATCCACATCTATCTCAACAGCATTCTGGAGGAAATCATCTATGAGCACAGGATGCTCATGGGATACGCGCACAGCCTCACGCATGTATAGCTCAAGCCCGGACTCGTCGTAGACGATCTCCATCGCCCTGCCACCGAGGACATAGCTCGGCCTGACCAGGACAGGGTAACCGATCTCCTTCGCGACCCTCTTCGCCTCCTCAGGCGAGTACGCTATCCCTGCCTTGGGCTGCGGTATGCCCAGCTTGTTCAGAAGCTTGTTGAAGCGCTCCCTGTCCTCTGCGATATCTATGCTGTCTGGAGATGTTCCCAGGATGACGGTCTTCAGACCACGCCGCTTTAGTTCTTTCTCCAGAGGGACTGCGAGATTCACAGCTGTCTGACCACCGAACTGTACCATCACTCCCCAGTATCTCTCCTTCTCGATTACGTTCATCACGTCCTCAAGGGTGACCGGCTCGAAGAAGAGCTTGTCAGACGTGTCGTAATCTGTGGAGACGGTCTCAGGGTTGTTGTTGATTATGTGAGCCTCGATCCCCATCTCCCTGAGGGCTGTGACTGCATGGACAGTGCAGTAATCGAACTCTATGCCCTGGCCGATTCTTATCGGACCTGAGCCCAGGATCAGGACCTTTTTATTATCCGAGGGATTCAGCTCGCACTCCTCATCATACGTCGAGTAATAGTACGGAGTCGATGCCGCGAACTCAGCTGCGCACGTATCCACCATCTTGTATGTAGGTATTATGCCCAGAGATAGTCTGTAGTCCGTGACCTCCTCTCTGCTCAACCCCACAAGCTCTGCGATCCTGCTATCCAGGAACCCCATCTTCTTGGCACGCCTGAGCCTGTCAGGGGTCAAGCCATTTTTCAGCTCGTCCTCCATCCGGATTATGTTCTGGATCCTCTCTATGAAGTACGGATCGATCATGCTAAGCTGCGAGATCTCCTCCACCGAGAAACCGCGCCTGAGCGCCTGGTATATCGCAAAGAGCCTCTCGTCAGTAGGTGTCCTGAGCAGCTCCCTGACATCGTCATCTGTCCAGGGAACGTACTTGCCATTGTATCCCAGATCTATATCGATGTCGAGAGACCTGATGGCCTTCATGAGCGCCTCCTCATAGCTCCTGCCTATGGCCATCACCTCTCCCGTTGACTTCATCGATGTCGTGAGAGTTCTATCGGCTTTGACGAACTTGTCGAATGGCCATCTAGGTATCTTTATGACAACGTAATCCACAGTAGGCTCGAATGATGCCGGCGTCTCCTTCGTCACATCATTTCTGATCTCGTCGAGCGTGAGACCGATGGCTATCTTTGCAGTGACGCGTGCTATCGGATAGCCGGTGGCCTTTGATGCCAGAGCTGAGGATCTCGAGACGCGGGGGTTGACCTCGATGACCCTGTACTCGCCGTTTCTTACCGCGAACTGTATGTTGCATCCACCCTCGATACCCAGAGCTCTTATGATGTTTATCGCAGCAGATCTGAGCATCTGTATCTCATGATCCGAGAGCGTCTGTATGGGTGTGACAACTATCGACTCTCCTGTGTGGATCCCCATGGGATCCATGTTCTCCATGTTGCAGATGGTGATGCATGTATTGTTCGAGTCCCTCATCACCTCATATTCCACTTCTGTCCACCCTATGACGCTCTCCTCGAGGAGAACCTGATGTATGCGGGATCTCTTCAAACCCATCTCGCATATCCGCATGAGTTCTTCGTGCGTCCTCGCGACGCCTCCGCCGCTGCCTCCGAGGGTGTAAGCGGGCCGGACAATCAGAGGAAGGCCGAGCTCCTTCATCGCCTCTTCCGCCTCCTCGAGGCTTGTGACCGCAATGCTCCTCGGCACCGGCTCTCCGATGCGCTCCATCGCCTTCTTGAAGAGATCCCTGTCCTCAGCCTCCTGGATCGATCTCACCTTAGTGCCGAGCACCTCAACACCGTATTTCTCCAGGACCCCCATCTCCGCGAGTTCGCTCGTTATGTTCAGGCCGGTCTGACCGCCTATTCCAGCTATTATGCCATCAGGGCGCTCCTTCTCTATGATCTTTGCAACAATCTCAGGAACCAGCGGCTCGATGTAGACCTTGTCCGCCATATCAGGGTCGGTCATTATTGTAGCAGGATTTGAGTTCACCAGAACGACCTCAACACCCTCCTCCCGGAGGGATTTGCATGCCTGCGACCCTGAGAAGTCAAACTCCGCTGCCTGTCCGATCTGAATGGGGCCTGAGCCTATCAGCAGGACCTTCTTGATGTCTGAGCGCTTCGGCATCTCAATCGCCTCCTGATGCTATCTTTAAGACTGAGCTGAAGAACGGATCCTCGGTGCACATCGGTCCAGGATGCGCCTCGGGATGGTACTGAACTGCCAGGATCTTCAGGTACCTGCTCCTTATCCCCTCAACAGTCCCATCGTTCGCGTTCAGCTGCGTTATCTCCAGATCTGTCCCCTCAACAGACTCGGGAACGACTGCGAAGTTGTGGTTCTGTGAGGTTATGTAAACAATCCTGCTCTCTAGATCCTTCACCGGCTGGTTGCCTCCATGATGGCCGAACTTCAGCTTGAACGTCCTCGCACCCAGTGCCAGCGAGATGACCTGATGGCCGAGACATATGCCGAATATCGGCATCGATCCTGCAAAATATCTGACAGCCTCTATGGCGCTCACCGCCCTCTCGGGGTCCCCGGGTCCGTTTGAGATGAAGATACAATCAGGCTCGACTGCCTCTATCTCCGAGACGCTTGAATGCGCAGGAAGAACGTGCAGATCGAACCCGCGACACTCCAGACTCTTGAGTATGTGCCTTTTTATCCCTAGATCTATCACCGCCATCCTGGGGCCGTCTCCTTTTATTCTGTACGGACTTCTGCACGTGACCTCGCTCAGCAGGTCCAGGGATGATATCGAGGGCTGATCCCTGGCGAGCTGCACGACATCGACCCCTCTTATCCCTGACTCGCCAACAACGAGAGCTGCTTTCATGGCGCCAAGTCTTCTTATCTTGACCGTGAGCATCCGTGTATCCACACCGTGAATCCCGGGCCGCCCCTCATCCACGAGAAACTCCTCGATCGTCCTGCTGGACCTATGATGCCTCGGGCTCGGCCAGATGTGCCTGCAGACCATCCCCCTTGGCCACATGCGATCCGACTGGAACTCATCGCCGCTCACACCGTAGTTGCCCTGGAGCGGGTATGTGAAGAGCAGGATTTGTCCGTTATAAGAGGGATCGGTCAGAGCCTCCTCATATCCAGACATCACCGTGGTGAAAACTATCTCTCCGGTTACGATCCCTGGGGCACCAAAACCGTAGCCCTCTACCAGAGTGCCATCCTCTAACCCTAAGACCCCAATCATAGTATCGCCACCACAAGCAATGAGGTGATCTAAATATGTTTCGATGATGTGGAGGGGCGTGTCCGAATAAGAGACGGGAGCCAAAAATATGTGCCTTACAGATATTGTTTGTCACAATTGCTCTCCGCTTGTCCGGACAGTCCCCTCCACATGGAGCTGTCCGGATAAGAGTTGAGACAAGAAATTTGGACATAACCGCTTCTGCATTGTCAGAAACACTTAATCCTTATTCGGACGGGTCCCTCCACATAGATGTGTCCGAATACGAGCCGAATTCAGAAATCTGTGGCTTTGCTGCTTTTGGATGGAGGAGACACTCAACTTATTCGGAGAGGCTCCCGGTGGCTGAGAGAAGCATTATATCCCTCCCGTGAGAAGAGGAGTGCATGCTCAAGAGGAGGCATGTGCTCTCCATGAAGGACTTCTCCAGGGAGGAGATCGATGAGATCCTGGAGACTGCTGAATCGCTCGAGCCGTACGCACGCGGAAAGGGATCGGACATTCTTGAGGGTAAGATCCTCGCGCTTATGTTCTTCGAGCCGTCCACACGCACAAGAATGTCATTCGAGACGGCGATGAAGCGGCTCGGCGGCAAGACCATAAACCTGGGCTCGGCTGAGGCAAGTTCAATAGCCAAGGGCGAGTCGCTCGCTGATACAATACGCGTTGTCGGTGGATATGCGGATGCTATAGTTATAAGACATCCAAAGGAAGGATCGGCACGGCTCGCTGCCGAGTTCTCGCCAGTTCCTGTCCTGAACGCCGGTGATGGTGCAGGCCACCACCCAACGCAGACGCTTCTCGATCTGTATACGATAAAAAAGGAGAGCCACCTTGACGATCTCTCAATCGCGCTTGTTGGAGATCTGAAGTACGGCAGGACTGTTCACTCCCTCGCATACGCCCTCTCCCTTTACGGGGCTGACATATACCTTGTCTCACCGCCGACCCTGAGGATGCCCGAACAGATAATCGGGGACCTCTCAAGAATGGGCACGAGGGTGAGAGAGGTGTCTGATTTGAGAGAGGTCATAAAAGAGGTCGACGTCCTCTACATCACAAGAATCCAGCGGGAGCGCTTTCCGGACCCGGTCGAGTACAACAGGGTGGCGAGGAGCTACAGCATAACCATCAGAGACTTGGAGGGCGTGAAACCCGAGCTCAGGATCATGCATCCACTTCCCAGAGTTGATGAGATCTCACCCTCTGTAGATGAGACGGAACATGCAGTCTACTTCAGGCAGTCTTTCTACGGCGTGCCTGTAAGAATGGCCCTGCTCAAGATGATCCTGGAGGATTGAACAATGGTGGAGAGAGAGCTCAAGGTCCGCCCCATCAGGTCGGGAACCGTCATAGACCACATACAGGCAGGTCAGGCGCTGAACGTCCTCAAGATTCTCGGCATCTCCGGCACAACCGGTGCGACGGTCAGCGTGTTGATGAACGTCAGCAGCAGAAAACTGGGCAAGAAGGATATCGTGAAGGTCGAGGACAGGGAACTTAGGGAGGATGAGGTAAACAAGATAGCCCTCATAGCGCCTGGCGCGACGATAAACATAGTCAGAGATTACGCGGTCGTGGAGAAATACGCTGTCGATCTCCCTGATGTGATAGTAGGAGTCGTGCGCTGCCAGAACCCTAGCTGCATATCGAACACGAACGAACCGATAAAGCCGAAGATGCTTGTCAAGGGGAAGAACCCGGTCGTGCTGAGATGCTTCTACTGCGATCAGCCTCTTACGGAGCGGATCGCGGAGTATCTGCTGTGATACGTAGCAGGGCGTGAGCTCCAATCTTCAGGAGATGTATCCAGTCCATGTGACTCGGATGTGTTCGAATGAGTATCGTCCGATATCCAAAAGCAGTGATGCCCCAATTCTGGCTCCAGCTCTTGCAGGCCCAGACCATTCCGAAGATTAAGCCAAAGGATGAGATCTGAAGATTGCGATTCTTCAGGTGCACCCTCCTTATTCAGGCGCTCATTTATTCAGGCGGCCCCACAACTCGAACATGTCCGAATAGGGTGTTTATGATGTGCAGAAGAGCGGAAGATCCAGATTTCTGGGCACAGCTCTTATCCGGACATGTCTCAGAACTCGATCGATAGATTAATATGGCACCTATGCAACGAAAAGAGACATGCAGCCCGGTGGTGTAGCGGTCAATCACGGGAGGCTCTGGACCTCCTTACCTAGGTTCGAATCCTGGCCGGGCTATCATTAAAAATAAAGCCGTGATTTTTCAGGAGCTTCAAAGGTTGTTCGACATTGCTGTTCCAATTGCATATTTCCCATAGACCCAGCAGATTTGATGTATGGCACTCTCTGCTCTCCAGGCCCACTGGTGTGTCTCTCGAAAACTATTTTTGACCTCGTCTATCACAGCATCACATGATCTTCAGAGCATATGATGTCAGGGGTATCTATGGAGATGAGCTGACAGAGGACGTTGCCATGCGCGTCGGTGCCGCTTTTGGCACATACCTTTCAGGAGGGGCGATATCCCTGGGGCGCGACACCAGGACGAGTGGCCCCTCTTTGGAGAGGGCGTTTCTGGAAGGTGTTCTCAGGACGGGCGTGGATGTCCATAGTTACGGCGTGATACCGATACCGATTCTGGGCTACATCACCATGAAGATGGGCAGAAGGGCTGCAGCATACATATCCGCCTCTCACAACCCACCTGAGTACAACGGCATACGCTTCAGAACAGGAGATGGCTACGGCATGCTTTACAGGGATGCTGGAATTGTGGATATCTACATGAGCGGCGAGTTCAGGTCTGGAAACGGAAGCGTCACGGTGGAGAATGCCGACAGGGCTATTCTGGAGTACGGGGATTATGCAGCAGAGAAGGTAAAGACAACCAGAGATCTCAGGGTTGTGCTCGACACGGGCAACGGCTCTGCATGCGGTATAGCTCCCATCTACACCAGAGCAGGCATCGAGGTGGAGCTACTGAACGCGACCATGGACGGAAGGTTCCCAGGAAGAGGGGCGGCGCCGACATCCGAATCGCTGAGAGAGGCAGCGGAGAGGGTTGTCAGCACAGGCGCTGACTTTGGGGTGGGTTTTGATCCAGATGCAGACCGAGGGATGGTGATCGATGATAAAGGAAGAGTTCTCCCACCTGAAAAGATCGCGATAATTATCGCAAGAAGGCGTTACAAACCGGGAGATCTGGTCATCGCAGGCTTTGATTGCTCAATGATACTGGAGCGCGAGCTCGAGCGCGATGGGATAAGAGTAGAGCGCGAGAGGGTTGGGGATGTGTTCGTCGCCAACAGGGTCAAAGAATCGGGGGCTGTTCTCGGCGTCGAGAGAAGCGGTCATTTCTTCATTCCTGAATTCCAGTACTCAGATGATCCCTTCGCAATGAGCCTGGCGCTCGCCGAGATCGTATCTGAGGAGAAACTCTCCGAAATGGCGGACGAGATACCCGATTATCCGTACCTCCAGAGAAGCATAAGACTGAAGGAGAACATCGATATTCAGTCCCTGATGGATAAACTCCTGGAGGAGCTCGCGGATCTCGAGCCCGACACCACCGATGGCATAAAGGTGATGAGTGAGGGGTGGAGCGTTTTAATAAGACCCTCGAATACAGAGCCACTGATCCGGATCTATGTGGAGAGCGTTAAGGATGATGTGGAGAAGATAGCAGGTATATACGAGAACAAGATCCTGAGCACAATGAGGAGCGGGAATTGAAGAGAGATGATGTTTGTGTGCTGATACCCACGCTCAACGAGGCGGGATCCATCAGGGAAGTCATAGAGGGCTTCCGCAGCATGGGCTTCCAGGACATTCTGGTGATCGACGGGCACAGCACAGATGGCACTCCAGATCTGGCAAGGGAGGCCGGCGCGAGGGTGATCGTCCAGAGCGGATCCGGGAAGGGACAGGCTCTCCTGGAGGCTTTCGGGCTTATTGACAAAGAGTACATCGTGCTTATAGATGGCGATGGGACGTATCTGCCATCAGAGGTCGACAGGCTGCTCGATCCGCTTATGAGAGGCAGGGCGGATCACGTCATAGGTAACAGGTTCTCCAATCTCAGAGGCGGATCGCTGAAGCGTTTGAACCTGGTGGGGAACTGGCTCATCAACATGCTCTTCGGGATCATCTACGGCGTGAGGCTCAGGGACATACTCTCCGGATACAGGGCATTCACCAGATCTGGTATCTCCAGCCTGGATCTCTCCGTGACGGGCTTCGAGATAGAATCAGAGATAACGATAGAGAGCCTGAAGAAGGGATTGAGGATCGTGGAGGTGCCGATAACGTACCTGCCAAGGGCAGGGGGGACCAGGACCAAGCTCAGCCCGCTCCGCGACGGCCCGAAGATCATGCTCACGATCTACAGGCTCGCCAAGACCCAGAACCCGCTCTTCTACTTCGGGCTGATGGGCGCGATCTTCGGATCTATGGGTTTTCTCCTCGGCCTCTACGTCGTGAGGGACTGGCTCCAGGGTAGGATTGAGCACATACCTCTCACGATACTTACCGCGATACTGATCATAGTCGGGTTCCAGCTCTTCCTCATGGGCATCCAGGGGGATATGATGGCAACGATGCACAGAGAGGTGATGAGGGAGCTCTACAGAAAGAAGCGGTAGGGATATCAGATGGATTTGAAGATGCTCATTCTCCTCTGTTTCATCATCGATTCGTCCCTGGCGCTCCAGGCGCCTGGATTCTCGTTATCCATCGCTATCGAGAACACGACAATTCAGGGGGATGAGGGTAAAGGGGTGTTGACCTCAGAGGCGCCCTGCCTAAGGTTCAATCTCTTCTGGCTCAGGGATGTTGGCGTCGAACCTGAGATCTATCTGGATACATACCAGAATCTCTACAGCGGCAACGGTCTTGTGGTCGAATCCAAGAGCCGCTTCAGCTCCCGAATCAGGGATTTTGATGTGAGAATTCTTGATATCAACTACAGCCTCGCAGGATACAAAGCGAGGAAGACCTTCGCGGTATGGTACTCACCTGTGACAGATCGCACATACATCGCCTCGATGGAGTCGTGCTCTGGCAGCAGAGAGGCACTGCTAAGCATTCTCAGAACGATCTCAGAGACAAACGAGACAAACAGATCCAGGACTCTTGTTGAGAGAAAGAGCCGCAACGACACATGGTCGCTTCTCCTCTCAGATCTCCTTTCGAGCTGGAGGTATGCTGAACCATCACATCTGACCGGTGGTCAGTT from Methanothrix thermoacetophila PT includes the following:
- the carB gene encoding carbamoyl-phosphate synthase large subunit, with the protein product MPKRSDIKKVLLIGSGPIQIGQAAEFDFSGSQACKSLREEGVEVVLVNSNPATIMTDPDMADKVYIEPLVPEIVAKIIEKERPDGIIAGIGGQTGLNITSELAEMGVLEKYGVEVLGTKVRSIQEAEDRDLFKKAMERIGEPVPRSIAVTSLEEAEEAMKELGLPLIVRPAYTLGGSGGGVARTHEELMRICEMGLKRSRIHQVLLEESVIGWTEVEYEVMRDSNNTCITICNMENMDPMGIHTGESIVVTPIQTLSDHEIQMLRSAAINIIRALGIEGGCNIQFAVRNGEYRVIEVNPRVSRSSALASKATGYPIARVTAKIAIGLTLDEIRNDVTKETPASFEPTVDYVVIKIPRWPFDKFVKADRTLTTSMKSTGEVMAIGRSYEEALMKAIRSLDIDIDLGYNGKYVPWTDDDVRELLRTPTDERLFAIYQALRRGFSVEEISQLSMIDPYFIERIQNIIRMEDELKNGLTPDRLRRAKKMGFLDSRIAELVGLSREEVTDYRLSLGIIPTYKMVDTCAAEFAASTPYYYSTYDEECELNPSDNKKVLILGSGPIRIGQGIEFDYCTVHAVTALREMGIEAHIINNNPETVSTDYDTSDKLFFEPVTLEDVMNVIEKERYWGVMVQFGGQTAVNLAVPLEKELKRRGLKTVILGTSPDSIDIAEDRERFNKLLNKLGIPQPKAGIAYSPEEAKRVAKEIGYPVLVRPSYVLGGRAMEIVYDESGLELYMREAVRVSHEHPVLIDDFLQNAVEIDVDAVSDGRDVLIGAIMEHIEEAGIHSGDSACMIPPQTLPEDVIATVKDYVRRIALALDVKGIINIQMAYKDGIVYVLEANPRSSRTIPFVSKAVGLPLAKIAAKVMAGNTLREMNLNVEPEIPYVAVKEVLLPFDKLPGADVLLGPEMRSTGEVMGIDYNMGLSFFKAEMSAENNLPLDGIVFISVRDEDKAEIAEVARRFVNAGLKIIATDGTSGYLRGSGVPAERVRKIYHGSPNVLDYIRRGEVKLIINTPTTKQSVKDGFQIRRSAVDYHVPYITTVQAAKAAAEAIEKALRGELTIKALDEYHREVRYRAL
- a CDS encoding phosphoglucomutase, yielding MIFRAYDVRGIYGDELTEDVAMRVGAAFGTYLSGGAISLGRDTRTSGPSLERAFLEGVLRTGVDVHSYGVIPIPILGYITMKMGRRAAAYISASHNPPEYNGIRFRTGDGYGMLYRDAGIVDIYMSGEFRSGNGSVTVENADRAILEYGDYAAEKVKTTRDLRVVLDTGNGSACGIAPIYTRAGIEVELLNATMDGRFPGRGAAPTSESLREAAERVVSTGADFGVGFDPDADRGMVIDDKGRVLPPEKIAIIIARRRYKPGDLVIAGFDCSMILERELERDGIRVERERVGDVFVANRVKESGAVLGVERSGHFFIPEFQYSDDPFAMSLALAEIVSEEKLSEMADEIPDYPYLQRSIRLKENIDIQSLMDKLLEELADLEPDTTDGIKVMSEGWSVLIRPSNTEPLIRIYVESVKDDVEKIAGIYENKILSTMRSGN
- the aglJ gene encoding S-layer glycoprotein N-glycosyltransferase AglJ, whose amino-acid sequence is MKRDDVCVLIPTLNEAGSIREVIEGFRSMGFQDILVIDGHSTDGTPDLAREAGARVIVQSGSGKGQALLEAFGLIDKEYIVLIDGDGTYLPSEVDRLLDPLMRGRADHVIGNRFSNLRGGSLKRLNLVGNWLINMLFGIIYGVRLRDILSGYRAFTRSGISSLDLSVTGFEIESEITIESLKKGLRIVEVPITYLPRAGGTRTKLSPLRDGPKIMLTIYRLAKTQNPLFYFGLMGAIFGSMGFLLGLYVVRDWLQGRIEHIPLTILTAILIIVGFQLFLMGIQGDMMATMHREVMRELYRKKR
- the pyrB gene encoding aspartate carbamoyltransferase, which produces MLKRRHVLSMKDFSREEIDEILETAESLEPYARGKGSDILEGKILALMFFEPSTRTRMSFETAMKRLGGKTINLGSAEASSIAKGESLADTIRVVGGYADAIVIRHPKEGSARLAAEFSPVPVLNAGDGAGHHPTQTLLDLYTIKKESHLDDLSIALVGDLKYGRTVHSLAYALSLYGADIYLVSPPTLRMPEQIIGDLSRMGTRVREVSDLREVIKEVDVLYITRIQRERFPDPVEYNRVARSYSITIRDLEGVKPELRIMHPLPRVDEISPSVDETEHAVYFRQSFYGVPVRMALLKMILED
- the carA gene encoding glutamine-hydrolyzing carbamoyl-phosphate synthase small subunit translates to MIGVLGLEDGTLVEGYGFGAPGIVTGEIVFTTVMSGYEEALTDPSYNGQILLFTYPLQGNYGVSGDEFQSDRMWPRGMVCRHIWPSPRHHRSSRTIEEFLVDEGRPGIHGVDTRMLTVKIRRLGAMKAALVVGESGIRGVDVVQLARDQPSISSLDLLSEVTCRSPYRIKGDGPRMAVIDLGIKRHILKSLECRGFDLHVLPAHSSVSEIEAVEPDCIFISNGPGDPERAVSAIEAVRYFAGSMPIFGICLGHQVISLALGARTFKLKFGHHGGNQPVKDLESRIVYITSQNHNFAVVPESVEGTDLEITQLNANDGTVEGIRSRYLKILAVQYHPEAHPGPMCTEDPFFSSVLKIASGGD
- the pyrI gene encoding aspartate carbamoyltransferase regulatory subunit; amino-acid sequence: MVERELKVRPIRSGTVIDHIQAGQALNVLKILGISGTTGATVSVLMNVSSRKLGKKDIVKVEDRELREDEVNKIALIAPGATINIVRDYAVVEKYAVDLPDVIVGVVRCQNPSCISNTNEPIKPKMLVKGKNPVVLRCFYCDQPLTERIAEYLL